The following are from one region of the Bactrocera oleae isolate idBacOlea1 chromosome 6, idBacOlea1, whole genome shotgun sequence genome:
- the Deaf1 gene encoding deformed epidermal autoregulatory factor 1: MEQVDSAELHLGRIRDVKDLGVLNDEARDVVKEEVILESSGHQLDTKVRMVTSNENSGGSGGVVSVPVSLPIGSMITGASFNVITPDQLPHFKQMLCVDNGYISSSPVVGSMGGDLKTIVIQQTTGGGGGGMGINHDGSGSNNSHDSTATSEHPAQGAGSGCGSGTGVNWAETTHMEVFPIRCKTTSADLYRSKLGSGGRGRCVKYKDKWYTPSEFENVCGRGSSKDWKRSIKYGGKSLQSLIDDGILTPHATNCSCTVCCDDEAASGPVRLFTPYKRRKRNQTDLDVDAVPKRKRNNNPNNSNNNVEPPPTATVVDENIFLTAEDNITSKDEPWPTLNDSLDTSTELVDQTQINPYDRETYVVNINDTSSIALLDNSQAMKNLENVYCTMVKATNDFKRILTDLKNSYDRKIEILQKERDAAVSAMRNLEDPNISGSLHGNEIISAKKCANCNREALAECSLCRKTPYCSEFCQRKDWNAHQVECTRNPAQTTTQQIMLLVDEQS, translated from the exons ATGGAACAGGTCGATTCTGCTGAGCTGCATCTAGGCAGGATACGAGATGTAAAAGACCTGGGTGTTCTAAATGACGAAGCGCGCGATGTTGTGAAAGAAGAGGTGATTTTGGAAAGTTCTGGTCACCAG CTGGATACTAAAGTGCGAATGGTGACCTCTAATGAGAATAGCGGCGGCAGTGGAGGTGTGGTCTCGGTACCGGTGTCCCTACCAATAGGCTCTATGATCACAGGAGCATCATTTAATGTGATCACACCGGATCAATTACCGCATTTTAAGCAAATGCTTTGCGTCGATAACGGTTATATATCGAGCAGCCCTGTTGTAGGCAGTATGGGTGGAGATTTGAAGACAATTGTCATCCAGCAAACGACCGGAGGCGGAGGTGGTGGAATGGGTATCAATCACGACGGATCTGGCAGTAATAACAGTCATGATAGTACTGCAACCAGTGAACACCCTGCTCAGGGTGCTGGTTCAGGCTGTGGATCAGGGACAGGAGTGAATTGGGCTGAAACAACCCATATGGAGGTTTTTCCAATTCGTTGCAAGACAACCAGCGCTGATTTGTACCGTAGTAAGTTGGGATCTGGAGGTCGTGGACGTTGTGTCAAATACAAGGATAAATGGTATACGCCCAGCGAATTCGAAAATGTTTGTGGACGTGGGTCGAGTAAAGATTGGAAGAGATCCATTAAATATGGTGGAAAATCCTTGCAATCCTTAATAGATGATGGAATTTTGACACCACACGCAACAAACTGCAGCTGCACCGTTTGTTGCGATGATGAAGCTG catctGGTCCCGTTCGTTTATTTACTCCTTATAAACGTCGGAAGCGAAACCAAACCGATCTTGATGTTGATGCGGTACCGAAGCGAAAGCGCAATAACAACCCAAACAACAGTAATAATAACGTGGAACCGCCACCGACTGCAACTGTGGTTGATGAAAATATCTTCTTAACTGCTGAAGATAATATCACATCAAAGGACGAACCCTGGCCTACATTAAATGACAGCCTTGATACATCGACCGAACTGGTTGATCAAACTCAAATTAATCCCTATGATCGGGAGACATACGTAGTTAATATAAATGACACTAGTTCAATTGCTTTGTTGGATAATAGTCAAGCAATGAAAAATCTGGAGAATGTCTATTGCACAATGGTGAAGGCCACAAATGATTTCAAACGTATTCTGACCGATTTAAAGAATTCATACGATCGAAAGATCGAAATTCTTCAAAAGGAGCGTGATGCAGCAGTGTCCGCCATGCGAAACCTTGAAGATCCAAATATTTCTGGTTCTTTGCATGGAAACGAAATAATTTCGGCAAAAAAG tgtGCTAATTGCAACAGAGAAGCTTTAGCCGAGTGCTCGCTTTGTCGAAAGACTCCATATTGCTCTGAATTCTGTCAACGAAAAGATTGGAACGCTCATCAAGTGGAATGTACAAGGAATCCTGCTCAGACAACAACTCAACAAATAATGCTGCTCGTAGATGAGCAGTCCTAA